TTGGAACCCATTGGAGAACCTGAATTAATCGATGGAGTATGGTGTTACACATATCTCTCATCCTATCTTGTCGCCGTTGGAGCAGAAACTGCTGAAGCAGCCATTCCCACAGCACCAGCTTTGCCGTCAACTCAACGTGGGATACTCCCTACGTATTTCACGAATCGATCAACTTCTGTGTTTCCATCAACATTTCAGGGCATCGCTGAGCCATCGTCGGCGTTGCAATCAACCATCGAAGTCATTACTGAATCGTCTGAGGTTATCGAAGAATCTACCCGTACATTCGATCTATCGTTCTCGTCTGCTCTTCCTCTTTCGACAGACGAGGAAGAGCTAcgaacaacatcaacaaagtCAGATATCACTACACAAACCTCGGCCGAAGTCTCTGCAACTAGCTCCGAAGCAGTATCTGGACAGAACGTTATCTTTCTCATATCTCCTAGTGTCAGCAATAAAAGGCGAGGCCTTGAAAAGATAGCCAAAGGGGGCTTTGTCGGTAACGGAAATACCTCAAACGTCAGAATTTGCACAAATGCCGCTACCTTCACACTGGCTGGAGGACAGCTGTTGGATTCTGGAAAACCTGTCTACTACAATGGAGAGCCGTTCAAAGAATTGACAGGACGGGGAGATACACCAGACGGA
This Fusarium poae strain DAOMC 252244 chromosome 3, whole genome shotgun sequence DNA region includes the following protein-coding sequences:
- a CDS encoding hypothetical protein (SECRETED:SignalP(1-15)), translating into MMWQLLLAFGGTASALEPIGEPELIDGVWCYTYLSSYLVAVGAETAEAAIPTAPALPSTQRGILPTYFTNRSTSVFPSTFQGIAEPSSALQSTIEVITESSEVIEESTRTFDLSFSSALPLSTDEEELRTTSTKSDITTQTSAEVSATSSEAVSGQNVIFLISPSVSNKRRGLEKIAKGGFVGNGNTSNVRICTNAATFTLAGGQLLDSGKPVYYNGEPFKELTGRGDTPDGAVTRDFASVAGELKFTNTDLPDGEADFCQDPDSGQVFMTFGPRPSDCVPVTLRVYQDTSHLHTKNRD